GGAGTAGGAAGTTCGGGAAGGGAGAAGAGTGTGATAAACTAAGGTTTTAGTGAGGGTCAAGAGGCGTCTAGCATCGTGATGAAAAATGTTACAGTAGACGTATGGTTGTACTATATTAGGATCTTATGACGTATCGTACCTTTTATGATAAATTCGAGAGTGTTGTATGAACTTTATGTTATTAAATAAGTTTTAGATTTTGTAAGAATTTATTGAGTTGGTTAGTTTATTTGGTATTCCCGGGTCGGGTTTATGAGGACATCCTGAGGTCAGGGATGTCACAATACCCTTTCCAAGACACTGTCCTGTACGGTATTAACCGAGTACGGTTGATTGATTGATTgacttatttttttaaaaagttacaCAAAACAAATGTAGCGTATACATAATAAACAAAAGAATATTGTCAAAAATACCTTTTTTAATATTCTTTTTGCGATTTTACACtttttttacaaaatattataaaaatcaATTTTGTGAAAAATTATTGTTGTCATAGCGCTTGACTACTCGATAAAAAGTCGACGAGTCGGTTTAAAAAATCAACTAAAAACGACTTGCGAATTACTGACTAGTCGATCGACTTATCAACTAGTCGTTGACAAGTCGATTGACAAGGGCAAAATtatatcaaaatttaaaataaaaacccgCTCAATATCAGCAATATTCAACAtgttaattttagtttatatgtgtgtttttatgtatattaaaattgtttaaaacTGAATGTATATGTAATCAAGGCCGATATTGAGGATTTCGAGACCCAGTGTAAAAATAGCCTAGAGCTCCTTTTTCAAAAAATTGCTTGAAATATTAGAAAGAAAACTAAAAAAATTTTAAGATATGCAATCGAGTGAATCAAAGCGCAACCAATTAACAATTTGTCATTTTCAAGCATTACAAAGTTataaaattgttaacataaacaAATTTATATATCTATTTTGTGATTAACATAGATATGAATCTGGGTGTGTTAAAATTTTACCTTAATAAATCACAAATAGaagatatatattatttaattaagtatGATTAATTTGTCGACTAGTCATAACTGAACCTCCATCGACTTGTCGACATGACAACCATACAACCAATCAAAATATAACTTTTTTTTGTTTGTGGAAAAAAGTTGAAGCGTTTTTATTTATATTTGATTAATCGGTACAACTTGTTAGCACAATGTTACGCGATCAAAGATGACTTTtgttactaatttttaaaattatcttATAATAGTTGTCCATCTTCACGTACAATACAAATGTATGAAAAAGGAAATTCTAATGTAACCtcttattttataattttcaatGAAACTTCACTTCCCTTATATACAAAACTAAGAACATATGAACATGtgttaattattttttgaatatattaaaaagaaattgttaactaattatgCGGTTTAATGCTAATAACGAGCTTTAGCTTTTGTGTTATTGTTCGTTCAAAATTCACAAGAAAGAAACTTCACTAACAAAACAAAAAACTGCTAAGTTCTTCATTGCCAGAATTCAGAATCTCCCTTGCAAATTCTCTTTCCAGTTACTTTGAACTTTGATACAATATAGTGGAATGCTTATTGAGCTCCGGGGCGGATTCAAGAATTAAATTTCGAAGGGTCACAGTCTATACTTTGTGAATGCACccttatatcttttaattatcgTGGGGTAACTttcatatattttcaaaaaaaataatgatAGAAAAAACGTAAAATTTTCTTTTATGGGGACACGTGCCCCTCTGTGTCTCTTACTAGATCCTCCCCTGATTGAGCTAATGAAGCATTCGGAATGTCCACTAATGTAGAGGTCATATGTGTAACAAAAGATTCTTTTAAAATTAAAGATACATTTTTTGTGAACAGAACTAGTTCAATTTTTAACAGAAAACTTTCACGAAAGAACTAGTTCAGAAATACACTAAGGTTTATGTTTTGAACACTAAGGTTGTGGGTGAAGTGCATTTTATTAAGCCCTTATTTATTTCTTCTTCAGGCTGGATGGATTTATGGATCAGTGACAGAGGATATTTTCACTGGTTTTCAAATACACTGCAATGGATGGCGTTCTATATATTGTAAACCAGCGAGGCCTGCATTTAAGAGGTCAGCACCGATAAATCTCTCTGATCGCCTCTGCACCAGGTCCTTCGATAGGCCCTTGGTTCAATAGAAATCTTCTTCAGCAGGCACTGTCCTATTTGGTACGGTTATGGTGGTGGTCTGAAATAGTTGGTTCAATTCCACTCCTGGCATTTATCTCTGGTTCATGATGGTTTCAACAACTTCTTACACTCCGGAATATTGTCTGTAGCAACACCATTAGTGTGTGACATTATAGTCTGTCCAAGAAACGCAACATATGACAAGATCAACGTCTTCAACATCTCTAACTTGCACGTAAATGAGTTGGTGCATCATTTGGAACAACCTGATTTCATTACTGCGGGTGTTTATGGTTTTTTTAGTGTAAGCAGAATATTAATTCAGATGTGTAACTAGTGTAGGCACATTTCTTATAAGACTACATTATCTCCCATAAACTTTTCATTGTAATGCTATAGAGTGATATGTATAGAGCCAGTCCAAAATGGAATTGCACTTGATTAAACTCTTAACAATAAGCCCCAGGCATTTGATGGAACAGCTAATGCATGTACACCAAATTTAAGCACGTACAAGATGATGCAATTTCCATAATCAATTATAAAAACCAGAGCAATTTAACTGAAACAGGTAATAAATATGATCACTAGTTTCACCAATCAACCTTACTTCATCCAGAAATGAGCTCAGAAATGAACTACAGTCTACAGCACATAGAACTTTGTCTTCTATGTGATCCAAATAAGACCTTATAAAGATACATATGTTCTTCCCCCTACAGGTTTTAGTATTGTTCTAGTCCCTGGGGGGGCAATTTGAAATAGAAACGAAAAAAGGGCATACACTTATCTTGCTTAGTGCAGGTTCTTAGGAGGGTAGGATGACCGCAGCTAACCACAGAGCCAACTGAACTGTTTTGCACATTGAAAGATACACTGAAAGAAACATCAACCTAAACGTCAGTAATATAACTCAAAAGGTATTTGTTTCAAGTGTATGATCTGAGCCCCTGATGAAGTTTTGGAGTATTGTAACATCTCTTTTGTCATTGCTGCTGCTGCATCCTTTTTTAAGACGCTAGTACTATAGTTGATGTACATCGTTTTCAATAGCGGAGAACGGGCAAGTAAATACTTGATTAGGTCCAACTCTGTTCTTTGACCTTTGAGATTACAGATGGTCACAATTTCAAGCTGATCTATGGTACAATCTTCAGAAACGTTTACCAAATAATTGTTGAGATTCCCTTCACCAGCATCCTTTCGAAGCCAATCCACCTAATGAGTTATGGTTAATATATGTTTTGCAATTGTCAAACAATAACTTTGGTGACACATTATAAGTTCAAGCGGATTGCACTCACCAAGATATGTAGCTTGCTCAAGTTGGGAGCACTCCGAATCATACAAAGCAAACAAGAAACCTCAGACACACGAGTTAAATGTATATCAGTGAAAGTCAGAGTCTTGAGGTAATGCAGTGGATGAGGAAATTTATTTGGAGAACCTCCTGCAGCCAAGTACTTTGAAACAAGTCGCAAACAAAGAGCAGAAAAACAATTAGATGTTGATAAGAAATCTAAAGTTACAGTAGATGGTGTAAGGAGAATTTGAACATTACCGCAATGAAATAAGTTGATATGGTGATTTTCTCAATTTTATTTAAACAACCGAAAACCTTAACCACATTGGATGTTTCTGACGGCATTTCCCTATCACAGGCCACCATGCAAGAAAATTCTATAATGTTTTTTAACCCAGCTAAGGAATATTCTGAAGGCATTTTGGTATACATCTGACGTAGGTATTTGAGATTAGGAGCACGGAAGTTGATAGGTAAGAGTCCTTCGCAACAGAACAAGATCAACTTCTCAAGCACAGGGCAATTGAAGACGTTTTGTTCTGAAGTAGAGACATCTGTTAAGACGATTTCCTTCAGAAAAGTCAATCCTCCAAATGCAGGTGTAGAGGGGAACCAAACATTTTTTAGGCCCTCTAGATAAAGTTGCTTGATACCCTTACTTGAGAATAACGGAATCCACTGACCAAAACAATCAAGGATTATCTTGGCATCGCAAAAACCAGGAAAACAGAGAGAAAATCTGAGAATGGGGCCATTGTGGAGTAGGAGAACATTACTTATCACACTAACAAAATTAAGAGCTGCTAGTTCTAGACCACGCGATCTGCCAATATAACGTGACTTTTCACTTAAGATGTCTTCATCAAAAACAAGATTTGGAATAGTAGTCCAACAATTCCTCCAATTCCTCGCCAAGATACTGGTTCTTACTGCATCTCGTATAGGCATAAAACAAAGGATAGTTTCTTGTACATTCCGAGGCAGCACACTGATTCTATCTTCCTCAATATGAGTACGACCGACCTTTCTCGTACTAGACTCAGCCATTCTCATCTGCAATAAGAAAACACATCATAATTTACTAATGATGTCTCATCCATTtgttaacatttttctttttATGATGTCTCATCCGATTGTGAAATAATGATATAAATACCGAGTTTTCAATGAACATTAACCAAAACACCCATTTTCAAGCACTTAGGAAAATTCTACCCATTCGATTACCCTAATATCAAATGCGTACTTTATAACACTACGCCAATCTCCTTTTCTTTTTTGACCCCTTTAACATAAACACACGCCATGATATCTCTGTGCTTCTCTTCTATGAATATTCCAAGCTAGCTGATTACATAATTAGAAGGCGAATCTGATTTAGTGAGGAAATTCTGAAGTGTTGGATAGCATATAAATGTCGTACATGTGTACATCTGTGAGGTTGAACTGTAAAGGTAGTACGCATCTGACAACGGGGTCTTTGAATGATAACATTACTAATTTGGTTATCTATTAAGATACCCCAAATCCAAATGCATATCAAGTAATATAATATTACTAAACAATACTCTAACCAAACATGCATATTGCTCAATACTCCAACAGCAAATGCGTAATTAAAAATACTCCAACATCAAATGCGTATTCCATTTGAGAATTATAACCATACTCTAACCAAACATGCGTATTACACAATACTCCAACAACAAATGCGTAATTAACAATACCCTAACATCAAATGCATATTTCATTCAAGAATTACAACCACTCTctttcaaaattattatttttgttaCCTTTGTACGAAAAAAGTAATATTTTAATCAATCCGGTTCCAATTGTTAACATTTACTAAAATAACATTATTTTCATAGCAAATTTAGTAAGGTCCAGTAACTTACTAACTTTTCTTCCTTTAACCCACTTTTTCTTCGTGTTAATTATCAGACACGTCAGTCATTACACCCCTGTATACAAAATTAATCACTCGCTGTTGTAAAACTGACTCAGTTTAGCCACCAACTTGAAAATTTGTGTCAAACTATGGACCAACTAATTTGATATAAATTTTCAACTTCTCAATAACAAACTAatacaaattttcaaatttgTGACTAAACTACGTTGTTTTTGCAATGAATGGCTCACTTGTTATATTACAGATTTTGGTATTCAGACAAATGTTATTTCCAGAACtgcttttttttttgaaataaagaACTACTTTACTTTTTTTTGAAATAAAGAACTACTCCATCTGTCCCTTTcgattgtttacattttttagaaagtttccgacacgcattttaagttACATAATTGGAAGGCAAATCTGATTTAGAGAGGAAAATTCTTAAGTGTTGGATAGCATATAAATGtttatgtatataaatatatgtgtTGAACCGGAAAGGTAGTACGCAGTTTCTGAGCACACATTATTGATATGGTTATCTATAAGATACCCCAAATTCAAATGCGTATCAAGTACAATATTACTTCATAATACTCTAACCAAACACGCGTATTGCACAATACTCCAACAGTGCGTAATCAATAATATTCCGACATCAAATACATATTCCATTCAAGAAATTACAACCACTCTCTTTCAAAATTATCGTTAACAATCTATTAGGACAAAACGAAAGGAGTCTAATACAAAACATATCGGACAACAATATGATCGTCCATTATTTGTGACTTAATTTCGATCGGGTTTACCAATTTTACACTAATAACAAATATTTACACAAACGAATTAGAAGCATCGTGATAGCACATGTAGACGCTGTTTAGataaatagtaataataatataaaattgtAAGTAAACACGGAGTATATATTAAAACTTACGTTGCAAATGTGGTGAAAGAGGGGAGAGGCCTCATGAACAATTGCTGAAATGTGGGCGCTTTCGGACAAATACAAATATTTATGTGGAAATGAAAATTTAGATGGTTAATGGGCTATAAAGGCTGCTGGGCTTTTTAGACCCATTGTCAACGGCCCAATAAACTAAAGCAAAAATCCACTCTCGACTAATTTTTGTGTACCCAATTTGTGTGTACCCAGTCCCCCACATCTAAGAGTATATCCATCTACCATTGACTCCctctttaaaaataatataaaaaattagttTCCAACAAGATAATGTAGTTTCATCTTCAATATTAATCTTTAAATTCACttcttataatattattttatatttagaaGTACATTGAAGTTATAAAAGTACAAAAGACGGAAGAAAAACAAAGTGGATAGATTAATTTAATGTAAAATATAAGTTAAGAGTTAGTTGTCCCTCTTAAAAATAAATAAGCAAGTGAGGCTTTTACTGGGAGGAGTTACGAAGAGCCTATTTAAGTTacattttttcttttcttctttattttttGAGTTACGAGTGTGCAATCACATTAATAAGGCTTTCAAGTGACTAGACATAATCAAACtctatttttaatttcttttttcCTTATATTTTTAGTCATCGAAAGTAGTCAGCTGATTCTCTCTGCGTACTGTTCTTGTGTTTTGACATCTTGATCTATATTATTCAACTATTAGATTTTATCCTGAACCGCATTAGTCGGTATTTTTACGATTTTATCGAATTATTCGATTAACAATTACACATAGTACTATATTTTTAATAATATCTCGATTCAGTTGCTGATTCCAAATAGTACAAGGGGTTGAGTGAATCCTTAATTAATGTGACCGGTGTTAATTGTAATCAAGATAAAAGGTTACGGCTTAATCTTGGATGTGACAATAAGAGTTTTTGGCTCGGAGACATTAAGAATTAAGGAGAAATATGATTCTTACGGTCTAGGTAAGTCCCATGTAAAAAAAACATGGGACAATGTATTGTCCCGCTTACTTTTACGTACACTGTATATCACTTTATACCTAAAACACACATATCTGTGCACACACAAGTTGGGGGTCTTTTGAGAAAATAGTCTCTTCATTATTTAAAATTAGGGTAAGGTTGCGTACAGCATACAGGTAACACCCCCGacttaaaaaataaatattagataAAATGAATagaataaatattttaattatgtgttacTTGACATCTGTGTTCGATGTTTACATGCGATAAAATTTACGAATTTTAATTTCTTATatctaaaataaagtatagataattttcatatttttCTAGCAATTTATATGTCagtatatgattttataaatgatttatagatttaattacttatttttcaaattagatattgattattttgaataatcgggaatcgtccaacttcattTTTTTACGTTTTCACCACCCAGAAGTTTCGGGAAAACTCATTTCTATCTTAATTTGattatttcgagcattttccgtgttttaactttttcaatccggagcACGGTTTTACCCATACGGTTCCCTGTACAAATTTTACGATATTTTTTTCGTTTCGGCAAACCGATAAACCAGATATTTTTGATAtacgagatattttgattaaaatccTATATTATTTTTTCGTAgtacgtgcaatcctatcttatctctttgtagtacgtgcaatcctatcttatctgttcgtagtacgtgcaatcctatcttattttTCCGTAACCATAAATAGCCCTTATAGTAcctttttcaaaaaaaaagaaaaataaatagaaaaatcttataattgaagggtttcgagcacataacgcaacggaaacagtaattaaacacgtgaaaaatcagaattttcaaaatccaacgCAGGCTCCATGCAAAAAAAAGATATTTAATTCGTAAAgcagattgtttaccttaagaaactttacaaattggttgagTAATGGAGATctaaagattgttcaatcacaacgcatcccgctctcgcaatctacgctctatcggtatccacacgaatgcttgaactcaaggattggatgtgtactagcacaaactcctttcttcttactctctccatcttctcttggtggctagagttttagtaaaagtctttcatattttaaaatcagccacaaaagatattatatagtgagtagaaaaacgaattataattcttaactaattaggagttattattaattcaaaattcctatttgtataataattaagtcacacttaattatttaacaactgaatttcataattaatattagtaaattcgaatatcattatttatctaattaattaagtcatacttaattaatattataaataattcaaattactttaatataatttaaatccaatttaaattaaataatccttcaagcattctttgtatgtgaccctataggttattattacgttgacaacgaattttaaatctaatgtaaaatcgtaaacaatgagcggcatctagtaatatatcattactacccaagtaataataattcaatCGGGGATCGACttaacctttcgtgaataatgtataatgtaatataatctctttaaccaaaatataaattaaactagaggcatgtaatgtatcatcctcatcaatgtttaatccaggttttcttgatcaatgagtagattatcataccaaatcaacatttgagtgtggccacgtatttgatagtctagctcacacaagaggtcaataatatcactcctaaaatttggagggttaaatcctttctaaaccattcatatttctcatatgattcaaaatatacccgaaatacacttttatcattacccggtcaaagataacttttaatgtaatcaaagtacattaattcccgtataaaaatataatgattacaagtctaaggaccattacatcattatcacagtgagaattatttatgacacaacatacatgtagaatctcacattagGTCTGttcagcaccatgtacatatacatttgcctgtgtttttgactttagtatcactatacatatgatcaatgagatgtgatcattagtcaacaaacacaccagtcttaatgcattattattgtcccttaataataatacttgactagggacatttagaaatattgatactattctcataatttcattttaagtcacgtacttagaggtatagaattcatatcatattccaaggacatttattaatctaacatttaaatcgcagtaaattaagaattaataaatcaTAGAAAGAATAATCGAttgaacataaatattaataatccacatgtcttaaactaaaacatcatagtgttgtctctagggtacAAACACTAACAATAATTACCCAGAGAAAATACGTATATTCATAGTGTTATTCATAATCAAACGAGGATTCGaagacgttatcgaactccgattttagcgtgcaagtagtcgaatcgaagctcgtAACAAGTAGAATCAAGTTTGATCAACCATATCACTGTATATTCAAGGGGACGAAAGATCGATAGTAAAATCAATTCGAAGTTCGGGATTCATAGAGAATAAGTTAAGCGGTGCACGGTAAGTATATACTGTACTATTTCACTGTTGATGTTTTGATCTTTAAATGATGAATGATTTGATTTGACTGATGATTCACTGATGAAAAACGAGTATTCTTGCACTGatacttgatgaactgatgatgatGCTTCCTTTTCGGAAGTAAGCTAAACCAATTATTTAGCAGACCGGGATCCCCACATGTAGaacttgatgaattgatgaaccTATCGTGCTTGAATACTCTGTTTTAATCTTGTGAGAACTATTTTGATGAACACTTGAGGATTGTGATGAAACTCTGATTATCCTACGTATTTGATGATTTGAAGAACTTTGCTTTTCTCGGATAAACCTCGGTTGAATTAATATGATATATGCTTACTGAGCTTTATAAGCTCACTCTTTTATGTGACTAACATTTACAGGAAGAAATTTTGGAGTAAGAAGTTCGGGAAGGGAGAAGAGTGTGATAAACTAAGGTTTTAGTGAGAGTCAAGAGGCGTCTAGTATCGTGACGAAAAATGTTGCAGTAAACGTATGGTTGTACTATGTTAGGATCTTATGACGTATCGTACCTTTTATGATAAATTCGAGAGTTTTGTACAAACTTTATGTTATTGAATAAGTTTTAGATTTTGTAAGCATTTATTGAGTTGGTTAGTTTATTTGGCGTTCCCGGATCGGGTTTTTAAGGACATCCCGAGGTCAGGGGCGTCACAATACCCTTTCCAAGACATTGTCATATACAATATTTCCCAGGTATGGTTGATTGATTGATTAAACTCTTTTTAAAAATGTTACGCAAAACAAATGTAGCGTACACATAataaacaaaagaaaattatcaaaaatacCCTATATATTGACAGAGGATATTCTCACTGGTTTTCAAATGAACTGCAATGGATGGGGCTCTATATATTGTAAACCAGCAAGGCCTGCATTTAAGGGATCAGCACCGATAAATCTCTCTGATCGCGTCTGCACTGTCCTATTTGGTACGGTCATGGTGGTGGTCTGAAATAGTTGGAACACTTGTCGTACGACAGTGTATCCTTGAAATAGTTGACAATTGATGAGTGGTGGATAAATTTCTCTTTCCAGTTAAGCTATAAAGACCACCGATAAATTTCTATTTGGTATGTCACCAATGTTGGAGTTCGGATTACTACTAGTCACTGCCTCACTGAATTGAAATCATGAAACCACTAAAAAGGGTGATAAAATCTCTGGTTCATGATGCTTTGAACAACTTCTTACACTCCGGAATATTGTCTGTAGCAACACCATTAGTGTGTGACAGTATAGTCTGTCCAAGAAACGCAACATATGACAAGATCAACGTCTTCAACATCTCTAACTTGCACTTATTTTCCAAAGCTACTCCAGTGCACGTAAATGAGTTGGTGCATCATTTGGAACAACCTAATATCATTACTGCGGGTGTTTATGGTTTTTTTGTGTGTAAGCAGAATATTAATTCAGATGTGTAACTAGTGTAGGCAACTTCTATAGATATCTGTTCTAAATTTAAGCACGTACAAGATGATGCAATTTGCAAAATCAATAAAAAAACCAGAGCAATTTGTTCTTCCCCCTACAAGTTTTAGTATTGTTCTAGTCCCGGGGGGGGATttgaaacagaaaagaaaaaagGGCATACACTTATCTTGCTTAGCGCAGGTTCTTGATGGGTAGGATGACCGCAGCTAACCACAGAGCCAACTTAACTGTTTTGCACATTGAAAGATACACTGAAAGAAACATCAACCTAAACGTCAATAATATAACTCAAAAGGTATTTGTTTCAAGTGTATGATCTGAGTCCCTGATGAAGTTTTGGAGTATTGTAACATCTCTTTTGTCATTGCTGCTGCTGCATCCTTTTTTAAGACGCTAGTACTATAGTTGATGTACATCGTTTTCAATAGCGGAGAACGGGCAAGTAAATACTTGATTAGGTCCAACTCTGTTCTTTGACCTTTGAGATTACAGATGGTCACAATTTCAAGCTGATCTATGGTACAATCTTCAGAAACGTTTACCCAATAATTGTTGAGATTCCCTTCACCAGCATCCTTTCGAAGCCAATCCACCTAATGAGTTATGATTAATATATGTTTTGCAATTGTCAAACAATAACTTTGGTGACACATTATAAGTTCAAGCGG
This sequence is a window from Apium graveolens cultivar Ventura chromosome 9, ASM990537v1, whole genome shotgun sequence. Protein-coding genes within it:
- the LOC141683077 gene encoding F-box/FBD/LRR-repeat protein At1g13570-like, which produces MRMAESSTRKVGRTHIEEDRISVLPRNVQETILCFMPIRDAVRTSILARNWRNCWTTIPNLVFDEDILSEKSRYIGRSRGLELAALNFVSVISNVLLLHNGPILRFSLCFPGFCDAKIILDCFGQWIPLFSSKGIKQLYLEGLKNVWFPSTPAFGGLTFLKEIVLTDVSTSEQNVFNCPVLEKLILFCCEGLLPINFRAPNLKYLRQMYTKMPSEYSLAGLKNIIEFSCMVACDREMPSETSNVVKVFGCLNKIEKITISTYFIAYLAAGGSPNKFPHPLHYLKTLTFTDIHLTRVSEVSCLLCMIRSAPNLSKLHILVDWLRKDAGEGNLNNYLVNVSEDCTIDQLEIVTICNLKGQRTELDLIKYLLARSPLLKTMYINYSTSVLKKDAAAAMTKEMLQYSKTSSGAQIIHLKQIPFELYY